One Phoenix dactylifera cultivar Barhee BC4 chromosome 14, palm_55x_up_171113_PBpolish2nd_filt_p, whole genome shotgun sequence DNA window includes the following coding sequences:
- the LOC103709961 gene encoding high-affinity nitrate transporter-activating protein 2.1, with translation MARLLSNQATAFLLLICYVGSSMGSVHFSDLKETLIVTASPKSGQVLYAGEDKITVTWKLNSSLPASTDAAYEKVKVKLCYAPVSQKDRGWRKTEDNLKKDKTCQFKITNQPYAGGGSFEYTVDRSVPTATYFVRAYVVDASDTELAYGQTTDAKKTTNLFDVVGITGHHASLDIAAGCFSAFSVVALLFFFVMEKKKAKK, from the exons ATGGCTCGTCTGCTCTCAAATCAGGCTACTGCCTTTCTCCTCCTCATCTGCTATGTAGGGTCTTCCATGGGATCAGTGCACTTCTCCGACCTTAAAGAGACTCTCATAGTGACCGCATCTCCAAAATCTGGTCAAG TGCTGTATGCTGGAGAAGATAAGATCACTGTTACATGGAAGCTGAACAGCTCCCTGCCGGCCAGCACCGATGCGGCATACGAGAAGGTCAAGGTGAAGCTCTGCTATGCGCCGGTGAGCCAGAAAGACCGGGGGTGGCGCAAGACTGAGGACAACCTCAAGAAGGACAAGACATGCCAGTTCAAGATCACCAACCAGCCCTACGCCGGCGGCGGGAGCTTTGAGTACACCGTCGACCGCAGCGTGCCCACCGCCACCTACTTCGTGCGGGCATACGTGGTCGATGCCTCCGATACCGAGCTCGCTTACGGGCAGACAACTGATGCCAAGAAGACCACCAACCTGTTTGATGTCGTCGGGATCACCGGCCACCATGCCTCGCTCGACATCGCCGCGGGATGCTTCTCGGCCTTCTCGGTGGTGgcgctgctcttcttctttgtcatggagaagaagaaggccaagAAGTAG